One genomic window of Verrucomicrobiota bacterium includes the following:
- a CDS encoding cysteine synthase family protein, translating into MSIRPTHLPAEPKLRRFDDVRQLIANPSNPTPLVRVNRVAPALPSHLFLKLEWFNPFGSIKDRTAHYLLQGLERRGQLQGKALVEPSSGNTGIALAALAALTGRKLTVTIPDGVPDEKKLLLRMLGAEVWATPDDLCPINHPKDGAIALAHSFVTGEATKDHYVMPNQYENPDNVAAHFETTGPEIWNQTEGKVDFFFAGYGTCGTITGVGRYLKQQNPQVQIIAVEPQKGHRIPGLKNFQEAKQPAILDPSVIDHVIRVNDDPAYAVTKRLFREEGLIVGPSTGAIVHAANEFLKDHPGVAVAISPDGGFKYASFFADTLGNEGLPAE; encoded by the coding sequence ATGTCAATAAGACCGACACATCTGCCTGCTGAGCCGAAGCTTCGCCGCTTCGACGATGTTCGCCAATTGATTGCCAATCCGTCTAACCCGACTCCCTTGGTTCGGGTCAACCGCGTGGCTCCCGCATTGCCCAGCCATTTGTTTCTCAAGTTGGAGTGGTTCAATCCCTTTGGCTCCATCAAGGATCGCACGGCCCACTACCTCTTGCAGGGATTGGAGCGGCGTGGTCAATTGCAAGGCAAAGCATTGGTGGAACCCAGTTCGGGTAATACCGGAATTGCGTTGGCCGCGCTGGCCGCACTGACCGGCAGGAAACTTACGGTCACCATTCCCGATGGTGTGCCGGATGAAAAAAAGCTGCTGCTGCGGATGCTTGGTGCTGAAGTATGGGCCACCCCCGATGACTTGTGCCCCATTAACCATCCCAAGGATGGAGCCATTGCGCTGGCTCATTCCTTTGTGACCGGAGAAGCCACTAAGGACCACTACGTGATGCCGAATCAATATGAAAACCCGGACAACGTTGCCGCGCATTTCGAGACGACTGGTCCGGAAATTTGGAATCAAACCGAAGGCAAAGTGGACTTCTTTTTCGCCGGATATGGGACCTGTGGAACCATTACCGGGGTGGGTCGCTATTTGAAGCAGCAAAACCCCCAAGTCCAGATCATTGCAGTGGAACCGCAGAAGGGTCATCGTATCCCCGGTTTGAAGAATTTCCAGGAAGCCAAGCAGCCTGCCATCCTTGATCCCAGCGTGATTGATCACGTCATCCGGGTGAATGATGACCCTGCCTATGCTGTGACCAAACGGCTGTTCCGGGAAGAGGGGCTGATTGTCGGGCCGTCCACCGGGGCGATCGTGCATGCGGCCAATGAGTTTTTAAAGGATCATCCGGGAGTGGCGGTCGCCATCTCACCGGATGGCGGTTTCAAATATGCCAGCTTCTTTGCGGATACACTCGGCAACGAAGGACTGCCAGCCGAATAA